Proteins encoded in a region of the Pseudomonas viciae genome:
- a CDS encoding acetyltransferase, with translation MSLSVRVIDSASDLFESVRQLRSRYLGTNPAKEDDFERREQLRDAMSYHLIYLDNDEVVGTLRVTPLGHGLSFVERAVNVHAYFQQSTDAFDANRLVLDERYRGGRHLRMFLLQAAIWLKANTHLRFISALCRGQLAALYVGLGGRVLEEDVTWTGEQVERRYSLVYLELESVYHNVKGAN, from the coding sequence ATGAGCTTGTCTGTTCGCGTGATCGACAGCGCCAGTGATCTGTTCGAGTCCGTCAGGCAACTGCGCAGTCGCTACCTGGGGACTAACCCGGCGAAGGAGGATGACTTCGAGCGAAGGGAGCAGCTGCGCGACGCCATGTCTTACCACCTGATCTATCTGGACAACGACGAAGTGGTCGGGACGCTGCGCGTCACACCGCTGGGCCATGGCCTGAGTTTCGTCGAGCGGGCCGTCAATGTGCATGCCTATTTCCAGCAGTCGACGGATGCCTTCGATGCCAATCGGCTGGTGCTGGACGAGCGTTACCGCGGCGGGCGGCACCTGCGCATGTTTCTCCTGCAGGCGGCGATCTGGCTGAAAGCCAACACCCACCTGCGATTCATCTCGGCACTGTGTCGCGGCCAACTGGCTGCGCTGTATGTCGGCCTGGGCGGGCGCGTGCTGGAGGAAGACGTGACCTGGACGGGGGAACAGGTCGAGCGGCGCTACAGCCTCGTGTACCTGGAACTCGAAAGTGTTTACCACAATGTTAAAGGAGCCAATTGA
- a CDS encoding phenylacetate--CoA ligase family protein, with product MKEHLDTFKKRYDPIHHAYWTDVLSDTALAAWHQEQLREVIGHVKRSSPFYSRHLAQVDERSLTLDDLVTLPFTTKDDLREAGFDILSGPLEDSIFYYETTGTTGPATPCPRDRKESYASNRQLAMAYQAVIEKHFPGEKTVVGIMGPTEVHSFGDTLGDVCTQLDVCNAKIWPHSPVIGWPKALQLLKDLRIGVLASAPGLLLAMAKEAERQGFNPREDFALRAFMMSGELCTPALKNNLFSLWGAQAYNSLYGSQEAMIIAACNANDQLVPHRLNYLIEVLDPKTGESLGGTGDGELCVTMLIPGSKPLIRYRTGDLVSIQSRPGYPQSMRQTVKVVGRVKDAVQLNDRAFSAAQIEQALLEGVEQCLGYQIVLSRANDRDTVIAKLEMSRFFDGDRARLVLLIKERLRERLGVEATVMVVGDLAEHVNLGSWFSWKEARIVDQREGQ from the coding sequence ATGAAAGAGCATTTAGACACATTCAAGAAACGGTACGATCCGATTCATCATGCCTATTGGACCGACGTCCTCAGCGACACCGCGTTGGCGGCATGGCATCAGGAACAGTTGCGGGAAGTGATCGGCCACGTGAAGCGTTCTTCGCCGTTCTATTCCAGGCACCTTGCCCAGGTCGACGAGCGTTCGCTGACCTTGGATGACCTCGTCACCTTGCCATTCACGACCAAGGATGATTTGCGCGAGGCAGGCTTCGACATTCTGTCCGGCCCGCTGGAAGACAGCATCTTCTATTACGAGACGACGGGCACCACCGGGCCTGCTACGCCATGCCCACGGGATCGCAAGGAAAGCTACGCGAGCAATCGCCAACTGGCCATGGCCTATCAGGCGGTGATCGAAAAGCACTTTCCGGGTGAGAAGACCGTGGTCGGCATCATGGGCCCCACCGAGGTCCATTCCTTCGGTGACACCCTGGGCGACGTCTGCACTCAGCTCGACGTGTGCAATGCCAAGATCTGGCCGCACTCACCGGTGATCGGCTGGCCCAAGGCGCTGCAACTGCTCAAGGACCTGCGCATCGGGGTGCTCGCTTCCGCACCGGGGCTTTTGCTGGCCATGGCCAAGGAAGCCGAGCGCCAGGGCTTTAACCCACGCGAGGACTTCGCCCTGCGTGCCTTCATGATGAGTGGCGAGCTGTGCACCCCTGCGTTGAAGAACAACCTCTTCAGCCTGTGGGGGGCGCAAGCCTACAACAGCCTGTATGGCTCCCAGGAAGCGATGATCATCGCGGCTTGCAACGCCAACGACCAACTGGTGCCTCATCGCCTCAACTACCTCATCGAAGTGCTTGATCCCAAAACTGGCGAAAGCCTGGGCGGCACCGGCGATGGCGAGTTGTGCGTGACCATGCTGATCCCTGGTAGCAAGCCGTTGATCCGCTACCGCACGGGTGACCTGGTCTCGATCCAGTCGCGTCCGGGCTATCCCCAATCGATGCGCCAGACCGTCAAGGTCGTCGGTCGAGTGAAGGATGCCGTGCAGTTGAACGATCGCGCCTTCTCGGCCGCGCAGATCGAGCAGGCGCTGCTTGAAGGCGTTGAACAGTGCCTGGGCTATCAGATCGTCCTTAGCCGCGCCAATGATCGCGACACGGTCATCGCCAAACTGGAAATGTCGCGCTTCTTCGATGGCGACCGTGCACGCCTGGTGCTGCTGATCAAGGAGCGCCTGCGTGAACGGCTGGGCGTCGAAGCCACGGTCATGGTGGTGGGCGATCTTGCCGAACACGTGAACCTGGGCAGTTGGTTCAGTTGGAAAGAAGCCCGCATCGTCGATCAACGCGAAGGCCAGTGA
- a CDS encoding anthranilate synthase component I family protein, translating into MVLTVNKHLIGVNVLRREERRPTDALGIYENALEQLGRESVFILESLSGPSRDRRATIIGLEPLFEVCIDEGQAQLRGCPALCEHLSASLRQGGVQVDPEHKIHLPDSEAAWNLLRAIQATFQPAPNAPSSLAFFGYFSYDCVRLIERLPDVAEQTYSYPLIALSVYQTLVYFHSNGIVETLINNHPLWAPRTVEDYPFLSAPPACEAVDLPPYPETFEESRTVTPEQFCERVEVAMEHIRAGDVYQIQLGHEIRIRSQVAPFDVYQNLRLRNPSPYMYLAHVGGIDLIGASPELFVRIKDDLIEMRPIAGTVGKKPGVDPTQLVLELTRSEKERAEHLMLIDLCRNDIGRVCQAGSLEVDEFMLVEEYSHLYHMVSNVRGLLRPGLDAYDVIKASFPAGTMSGAPKVRAMELIEGMESNRRGIYAGALGLVGFDGSVNTALCIRSTVFDEGTYHLRASAGVVADSVPEMEWKETLYKMGSVYRAVTGKEIAL; encoded by the coding sequence ATGGTATTAACCGTGAACAAACATTTAATTGGCGTCAATGTTCTTCGCCGCGAAGAACGTCGACCTACAGATGCACTTGGCATATATGAAAATGCACTGGAGCAACTGGGTCGCGAGTCTGTCTTCATTCTTGAATCACTGTCCGGTCCAAGCCGTGATCGCCGGGCGACGATCATCGGGCTCGAGCCCCTTTTCGAAGTGTGTATCGATGAGGGCCAGGCACAACTGCGAGGCTGTCCTGCGCTGTGTGAACACTTGTCCGCCAGCCTGCGACAAGGGGGGGTACAGGTCGATCCCGAGCACAAGATCCATCTACCGGACAGCGAGGCAGCGTGGAACCTGCTCCGGGCCATCCAGGCTACGTTCCAGCCTGCACCCAATGCCCCTTCCAGCCTGGCGTTCTTCGGCTATTTCTCCTACGACTGCGTTCGCCTGATCGAGCGCCTTCCCGATGTCGCCGAACAGACCTACAGCTACCCGCTCATCGCCCTGTCGGTCTATCAGACACTGGTTTATTTCCACAGCAACGGCATTGTCGAAACCCTGATCAACAACCACCCTCTGTGGGCGCCCCGTACAGTGGAGGATTACCCCTTCCTGAGCGCGCCCCCGGCGTGCGAGGCAGTGGATCTGCCACCGTATCCAGAGACATTCGAGGAAAGCCGCACGGTCACCCCGGAGCAATTTTGCGAACGTGTCGAAGTCGCGATGGAGCACATCCGCGCGGGCGACGTCTACCAGATCCAGCTCGGCCATGAGATCCGCATTCGCTCGCAGGTTGCGCCGTTCGATGTGTACCAGAACCTGCGCCTGCGCAACCCCTCTCCTTACATGTACCTGGCCCATGTAGGCGGTATCGACCTGATCGGAGCCAGTCCTGAACTGTTCGTCAGGATCAAGGACGATTTGATAGAGATGCGTCCTATCGCCGGCACTGTCGGCAAGAAGCCTGGCGTCGATCCGACCCAGCTGGTGCTGGAGTTGACCCGCTCGGAGAAGGAACGCGCCGAGCACCTGATGCTCATCGATCTGTGTCGCAATGATATCGGTCGCGTTTGCCAGGCCGGCTCGCTGGAAGTCGACGAGTTCATGCTGGTGGAGGAGTACTCGCACCTCTATCACATGGTGTCGAACGTTCGCGGTCTGCTGCGCCCAGGCCTGGATGCCTACGACGTGATCAAGGCCTCGTTCCCCGCCGGAACCATGTCCGGCGCGCCCAAGGTCAGGGCGATGGAGTTGATCGAGGGAATGGAGAGCAACCGCCGCGGCATCTACGCCGGAGCCCTAGGTCTGGTAGGTTTTGATGGCAGCGTCAATACCGCCCTGTGCATTCGCTCGACCGTCTTCGACGAGGGCACCTACCACTTGCGGGCATCCGCCGGGGTGGTTGCCGACTCGGTTCCCGAGATGGAGTGGAAAGAGACGTTGTACAAAATGGGTTCTGTCTACCGGGCAGTGACCGGCAAGGAGATCGCACTGTGA
- a CDS encoding anthranilate synthase component II: MKVFLIDAYDSFVFIISQYLEQLGLETRVERHDVPDLLQRIEDFSPDFCVLGPGPGHPADVGYIEVIKHFQGRLPLLGVCLGHQAIGLAFGAQVCRAPHVMHGKVSKIENDGKGVYDHTQARAIQATRYHSLMVSDQQLPDCLEVTSRSTDDGYVMGVRHRHLPVEGVQFHPESILTENGLDLFRSFIKCYVHQ; the protein is encoded by the coding sequence GTGAAAGTATTCCTGATCGATGCCTACGACAGCTTCGTCTTTATCATCAGCCAGTACCTGGAACAACTGGGGCTGGAAACCCGCGTCGAGCGTCACGACGTGCCAGACCTCCTGCAACGCATCGAGGATTTTTCACCGGACTTCTGCGTGCTGGGCCCTGGGCCTGGGCATCCGGCCGACGTTGGCTACATCGAAGTCATCAAGCACTTTCAGGGGCGTTTGCCGCTGTTGGGCGTTTGCCTGGGTCATCAGGCCATCGGCCTGGCCTTCGGCGCCCAGGTTTGCCGCGCCCCGCACGTGATGCACGGCAAGGTGAGCAAGATCGAGAATGATGGCAAGGGCGTCTACGACCATACGCAAGCACGTGCCATACAAGCCACCCGCTACCACTCGTTGATGGTCAGCGACCAGCAATTACCCGACTGTCTGGAAGTCACCTCGCGATCCACCGACGACGGCTATGTGATGGGCGTGCGGCATCGCCACCTGCCAGTGGAGGGGGTGCAGTTTCACCCTGAGAGCATCCTGACCGAAAACGGCTTGGACCTGTTCCGCAGTTTCATCAAGTGTTACGTGCACCAGTGA
- a CDS encoding helix-turn-helix transcriptional regulator encodes MDKLNSPVCGRTQAGRTAPLTAFMSLAKDANRCDWERLVNKVLRQLGFGSYLISLGPAAPRDTDPLAGLITTFPKRWLEHYRGDGLIEIDPILRHCRRELLPFFWDNERRRARGRSRHFWQQREQHGLRSGLSIPLRYEMLRGTLSVAFDDTQITEREGLSNPAVYQLFMLIPYLLAGMRHQLQSPATQPRQNLTPKELDCLYWASAGKTTWEISHILTCSERTIDFHLLNARRKLGSVSRQQAVSAAVACGLVTPTVEPAVYRRQK; translated from the coding sequence ATGGACAAACTCAACTCTCCCGTCTGCGGCCGGACCCAGGCCGGGCGTACCGCACCGCTGACCGCCTTCATGAGTCTGGCCAAGGATGCCAACCGTTGCGATTGGGAGCGCCTGGTCAACAAAGTGCTGCGCCAACTCGGCTTTGGCAGCTACCTCATCAGTCTGGGACCGGCAGCGCCAAGGGACACCGACCCTCTCGCCGGCCTTATCACCACCTTTCCCAAACGCTGGCTGGAACACTATCGCGGTGACGGGCTGATCGAGATCGACCCGATACTCAGGCACTGTCGGCGCGAACTGCTGCCTTTTTTCTGGGACAACGAGCGCAGGCGCGCCCGTGGACGCTCCCGGCACTTCTGGCAGCAACGCGAGCAACACGGCCTGCGCAGCGGCCTGAGCATCCCGCTGCGCTACGAGATGCTCAGGGGAACACTGAGTGTGGCGTTCGATGACACCCAGATCACCGAGCGAGAAGGGCTTTCCAACCCCGCCGTCTATCAATTATTCATGCTCATCCCCTACCTGCTCGCCGGGATGCGCCATCAGTTGCAGAGTCCAGCAACCCAGCCCCGCCAGAACCTCACGCCCAAAGAATTGGACTGCCTGTATTGGGCCAGCGCCGGCAAGACCACCTGGGAGATCAGCCACATCCTGACCTGTTCCGAACGCACCATCGACTTCCACCTGCTCAATGCCCGACGCAAACTCGGTTCGGTGAGTCGCCAGCAGGCCGTCAGTGCTGCGGTGGCCTGCGGGCTCGTCACGCCGACGGTTGAACCAGCGGTCTACAGACGCCAGAAATGA
- a CDS encoding nucleotide sugar dehydrogenase, with translation MKAQPGFKERRMEQVFGTVAVVGLGYVGLPLAVEFGKRMPTIGFDICQHSIDQLRDAIDPSGELGEEQMQQAHLLTYTSDPAALRGADIIIVAVPTPVDAANQPDLSPLIRASETVGRNMKPGALVIYESTVYPGATEERCIPALQEASGLVWKEGFTVGYSPERINPGDRTHTLCDIVKVVSGDSPQSLQTVAALYEVIVRPGVHRAPSIKVAEAAKVIENTQRDLNIALMNELSLIFSELKIDTCQVLEAANTKWNFLDFKPGLVGGHCIGVDPYYLTYKAESHGYHPQVILAGRRINDGMGKWIVEKTIKLLIAANRVVKGSTINVLGITFKENCADVRNSKVHDIIVELRAYGVNVHVHDPLADAATVMREYDCALSSWEQLPAGDAMIVAVPHEAYRRTSLQQMRTKLLPGACVIDVKAVLDRESYEAEGYHFWRL, from the coding sequence TTGAAGGCACAGCCGGGTTTCAAGGAGCGAAGGATGGAACAGGTTTTTGGGACTGTCGCGGTGGTGGGGCTGGGCTATGTCGGGCTTCCTCTGGCAGTTGAGTTCGGCAAGCGCATGCCGACCATAGGCTTCGATATCTGCCAGCACAGTATCGATCAATTACGCGATGCCATAGATCCCTCCGGGGAGCTTGGCGAGGAGCAGATGCAGCAGGCGCACTTGCTCACCTATACGAGCGATCCAGCGGCGTTGCGCGGCGCGGACATTATCATCGTCGCGGTCCCCACACCCGTGGATGCGGCGAATCAACCTGATTTGTCACCCTTGATACGAGCCAGTGAAACGGTGGGGCGGAACATGAAGCCCGGGGCATTGGTCATCTACGAGTCGACCGTTTACCCGGGCGCGACCGAGGAACGGTGCATTCCCGCTTTGCAGGAGGCTTCGGGGCTGGTGTGGAAAGAGGGCTTCACTGTCGGCTACTCGCCTGAGCGAATCAATCCCGGCGATCGTACCCACACGCTTTGCGACATTGTCAAAGTCGTGTCCGGCGACAGTCCGCAGAGCTTGCAGACCGTGGCCGCGTTGTACGAGGTGATTGTCCGGCCGGGGGTGCATCGTGCTCCTTCGATCAAGGTGGCCGAAGCGGCCAAGGTCATCGAGAATACCCAGCGCGACCTGAACATCGCCCTGATGAATGAGTTATCGCTGATCTTCTCGGAACTGAAGATCGACACCTGCCAGGTGCTGGAAGCGGCGAACACCAAGTGGAACTTCCTTGATTTCAAGCCAGGGCTGGTAGGCGGTCACTGCATTGGCGTAGATCCCTATTACCTCACCTACAAGGCCGAGTCCCATGGCTACCATCCCCAGGTGATCCTTGCCGGGCGACGGATCAACGATGGCATGGGCAAGTGGATCGTCGAGAAAACCATCAAGCTGCTGATCGCCGCCAACCGTGTGGTGAAGGGCTCGACGATCAATGTGCTGGGGATCACGTTCAAGGAAAACTGCGCGGATGTACGCAATTCGAAGGTTCACGACATCATCGTCGAATTGCGAGCCTATGGCGTCAACGTCCATGTGCATGACCCGCTGGCCGACGCAGCGACGGTCATGCGTGAGTACGACTGCGCATTGAGCAGTTGGGAACAGCTGCCCGCAGGCGATGCGATGATCGTGGCTGTGCCGCATGAGGCCTATCGGCGCACCTCATTGCAGCAAATGCGCACCAAGTTATTGCCCGGGGCCTGTGTGATTGATGTCAAGGCTGTTCTGGATCGGGAGTCCTACGAGGCCGAGGGTTATCATTTCTGGCGTCTGTAG
- the trpD gene encoding anthranilate phosphoribosyltransferase yields the protein MPQNVRGVVARYSQGEPVEAHQLQSAFRALMQGQLPDSLIAALLVALQVKGLEAQAIECVARVVREFLIPVRHSVAGPLVDLCGTGGDARATFNVSTTASFVVAAAGVRVAKHGNRSVSSTCGSADVLEALGLDLQLTPAQIATCLERVGIGFMFSPAHRPALPGLTRVRSELAIRTIFNVIGPLTNPAAASRQLLGVFSAELVPIMAQVLRALGSERALVVHGEDGLDEISLSGSTLVAELWDGDIRQYHLHPSDFGMKVCDLASLQVSNIDQARALCLEVLAGREGAPRDIVLLNSAAALYLGDRVESIAQGLELATGILDSGKAMQTYESLLSFTRGLRN from the coding sequence ATGCCGCAGAACGTGCGTGGAGTGGTTGCACGGTACAGCCAGGGGGAGCCGGTCGAGGCGCATCAGTTGCAAAGCGCCTTTCGAGCATTGATGCAGGGACAGCTGCCGGACTCGTTGATCGCTGCGCTGCTGGTGGCTTTGCAAGTGAAGGGCTTGGAGGCCCAGGCGATCGAGTGTGTCGCCCGCGTGGTGCGTGAATTTCTGATTCCGGTCCGGCATTCGGTGGCGGGGCCGCTGGTGGACCTGTGCGGAACAGGAGGGGATGCGCGGGCCACGTTCAACGTGTCGACCACCGCCAGCTTTGTGGTGGCCGCGGCGGGTGTGCGGGTGGCCAAGCATGGCAACCGCAGTGTCAGCTCGACCTGTGGCAGCGCCGATGTACTGGAAGCGCTGGGCCTGGATTTGCAATTGACGCCCGCACAGATCGCTACGTGCCTGGAACGGGTGGGAATTGGCTTCATGTTCTCGCCAGCCCATCGACCGGCTCTGCCGGGCTTGACGCGGGTCCGCAGTGAACTGGCCATCCGCACGATTTTCAATGTCATCGGCCCGCTGACCAACCCCGCCGCGGCGAGCAGGCAATTGCTGGGTGTGTTCAGCGCCGAGCTGGTGCCGATCATGGCGCAGGTACTCAGGGCACTGGGCAGCGAGCGGGCGCTGGTGGTCCACGGCGAGGATGGCTTGGACGAGATTTCCCTATCCGGTAGCACGCTGGTCGCTGAACTCTGGGATGGCGACATACGCCAGTACCACCTCCACCCCAGCGATTTCGGAATGAAGGTGTGTGATCTGGCAAGCCTCCAGGTCAGCAACATCGACCAGGCCCGGGCGTTATGCCTGGAAGTGCTCGCGGGTCGGGAAGGTGCTCCACGCGACATTGTCCTGCTCAACAGTGCCGCGGCGCTCTACCTGGGCGACAGGGTCGAGAGTATCGCCCAGGGGCTGGAGCTGGCGACCGGCATTCTGGACAGCGGAAAGGCCATGCAAACCTATGAATCGTTGTTGTCATTTACCCGTGGATTGCGAAATTGA
- a CDS encoding phosphoribosylanthranilate isomerase: MNGWKQGTIKVCGVRTPEDIQACLQARVDLIGLVLVPGSKRELSLKQATVLRDLIGDQARVVGVFMNQPYSQVYETTQALDLDLVQLHGQEQGRCWEQLGRPLIRRVMPSDYRRDRRASALPLVDAGAGHGIAHPWPAARYPEAMIAGGLTVNSVAALIEALEPAAVDVSSGVESSPGCKSPQAIDEFCRNARIAFGQVRRAQRSSNQ, encoded by the coding sequence ATGAATGGCTGGAAGCAGGGAACGATCAAAGTGTGCGGGGTACGGACACCGGAAGACATCCAGGCATGCCTGCAAGCCCGTGTCGATTTGATCGGTCTGGTACTGGTGCCAGGTTCGAAGCGCGAACTGTCGCTCAAACAGGCAACGGTCTTGCGTGACCTGATCGGTGACCAGGCCAGGGTCGTGGGCGTGTTCATGAATCAGCCGTACAGCCAGGTCTACGAAACCACCCAGGCCCTGGACCTGGATCTGGTGCAGTTGCATGGCCAGGAGCAGGGGCGTTGTTGGGAGCAACTGGGACGGCCTTTGATCCGTCGTGTGATGCCGTCGGATTACCGCCGCGATCGAAGGGCCTCGGCGCTACCACTGGTCGATGCAGGGGCAGGCCATGGGATTGCGCATCCTTGGCCGGCCGCGCGCTACCCGGAGGCGATGATCGCGGGCGGTTTGACGGTCAACAGTGTCGCCGCGTTGATCGAAGCACTCGAACCCGCGGCCGTGGATGTGTCCTCGGGGGTGGAGTCGTCGCCAGGTTGCAAGTCGCCCCAGGCTATTGACGAGTTCTGTCGAAATGCCCGGATCGCCTTCGGGCAAGTGCGACGCGCGCAACGCAGCAGCAATCAGTAA
- the trpA gene encoding tryptophan synthase subunit alpha yields the protein MNRIDSCFADLARRGEKALMPYLTVGYPALDSLPELVQAARNAGADVIELGVPFSDPVADGPVIQQTSHAAIANGMTMTLALKQIAELPQDDQAPALVVMTYTNLLLNHGYERFAAQAAEAGISAVIVPDMPVEASGELRAALEAQGLYQIFLMTPNLSDERLRTIAKHAKGFIYLVSVLGTTGERDQLADIGPFVERVRRFTDLPLAVGFGIGTPEQARVMWQQAEGVIIGSALARRLADPVEAATQAHHYLAGFKAGGRR from the coding sequence ATGAACCGTATCGACAGCTGTTTCGCCGATCTCGCACGGCGGGGCGAGAAGGCTCTGATGCCTTACCTGACGGTCGGCTATCCGGCACTGGACAGCCTGCCGGAGCTGGTACAGGCCGCACGCAATGCTGGTGCGGATGTCATCGAGCTGGGTGTGCCTTTCTCCGATCCGGTCGCCGATGGTCCGGTGATCCAGCAGACCAGCCATGCAGCGATTGCCAATGGCATGACCATGACGTTGGCATTGAAGCAGATCGCCGAACTTCCCCAGGACGACCAGGCGCCCGCGCTGGTGGTGATGACCTACACGAATCTTCTGCTTAACCATGGATACGAGCGGTTCGCCGCGCAGGCGGCCGAGGCGGGCATCAGTGCAGTGATTGTCCCGGACATGCCGGTCGAGGCCAGTGGCGAGTTGCGTGCCGCCCTGGAGGCGCAAGGTTTGTATCAGATTTTTCTGATGACACCGAACCTCAGCGATGAGCGCCTGCGCACGATTGCCAAACACGCCAAGGGGTTCATCTATCTGGTGTCGGTGCTGGGCACGACCGGTGAGCGCGACCAATTGGCCGACATCGGTCCGTTCGTGGAGCGGGTACGGCGATTTACTGACTTGCCTTTGGCGGTTGGTTTCGGCATCGGCACGCCCGAACAGGCCCGAGTCATGTGGCAGCAGGCAGAGGGCGTGATCATTGGCAGCGCTTTGGCACGCCGGCTGGCCGACCCAGTCGAAGCCGCTACGCAGGCCCACCACTATCTCGCTGGTTTCAAGGCCGGGGGCCGGCGATGA
- the trpB gene encoding tryptophan synthase subunit beta, translated as METLAGQGPWFDDHGGCFIAETLSPPVSELTERYQQIIASAAFQQRYRSLLKHYVGRATPLTLVENFSREIGVKTYLKREDLAHTGAHKINNALGQALLAQMMGKRRVIAETGAGQHGVATAAACALLGIECVIYMGLRDMQRQALNVQRIRLMGARVVAATGGTQTLKDAINDALRDWVANADTTYYLLGSALGPHPYPAIVRYFQSVIGDEARQQFAALEDGALPDALVACVGGGSNAIGLFSAFIEEPDVQLFGVEAAGQGESSGNHSIRFGQGGQSRSGVLQGCRSYVLQDANGQIGETHSIAPGLDYPMVGPEHAQLRDSGRANYLWASDDEALQALQLLSRCEGIIPALESAHALAGAIKVARQLPPGARIIVNLSGRGDKDMQTIAQLTSAEENPQ; from the coding sequence CTGGAAACCCTGGCAGGGCAAGGTCCTTGGTTCGATGACCATGGTGGGTGTTTCATCGCTGAAACACTCTCGCCTCCGGTCAGCGAACTGACCGAGCGTTATCAGCAAATCATCGCCAGTGCAGCTTTCCAGCAACGTTATCGCAGCTTGCTCAAACACTATGTCGGGCGGGCTACTCCCTTGACGTTGGTGGAGAACTTCTCCCGGGAAATCGGGGTGAAAACCTACCTCAAACGCGAAGACCTGGCCCATACCGGCGCCCACAAGATCAACAATGCCCTGGGTCAGGCGTTGCTGGCGCAGATGATGGGTAAACGCCGCGTGATCGCAGAAACAGGCGCAGGCCAACATGGCGTGGCGACTGCAGCGGCCTGTGCCTTGCTGGGGATCGAATGCGTGATCTACATGGGCTTGCGTGACATGCAACGCCAGGCGCTAAACGTACAACGCATACGGTTGATGGGCGCGCGGGTAGTGGCGGCCACCGGCGGGACCCAGACCCTCAAGGACGCGATCAACGACGCCCTGCGCGACTGGGTGGCCAATGCCGACACGACCTATTACCTGCTGGGATCGGCGTTGGGCCCGCACCCTTACCCGGCCATCGTCCGCTATTTCCAGAGCGTCATCGGCGACGAGGCCAGGCAGCAGTTCGCCGCGCTTGAGGACGGAGCACTCCCGGATGCGCTGGTGGCATGTGTCGGAGGGGGATCGAACGCCATCGGGTTGTTTTCGGCCTTCATCGAGGAGCCTGACGTGCAGTTGTTCGGTGTCGAGGCCGCCGGCCAGGGCGAGAGCAGTGGCAATCATTCGATCCGTTTCGGCCAGGGCGGACAGAGCCGTTCCGGGGTCTTGCAAGGGTGTCGCTCCTACGTCCTGCAGGACGCCAATGGGCAGATAGGTGAAACCCACAGCATCGCGCCCGGGCTGGATTACCCGATGGTCGGGCCTGAGCATGCCCAGTTGCGTGACAGCGGCCGCGCCAATTATCTCTGGGCCAGCGATGACGAGGCGCTGCAAGCACTCCAACTGCTATCGCGCTGTGAAGGCATCATCCCGGCCCTGGAAAGCGCCCATGCGTTGGCCGGCGCCATCAAGGTCGCGCGGCAACTGCCCCCGGGCGCGCGAATCATCGTCAACCTCAGCGGGCGTGGCGACAAGGACATGCAAACCATTGCCCAGCTCACGAGTGCGGAGGAAAACCCCCAATGA
- a CDS encoding DUF6917 domain-containing protein yields the protein MLAEQPRRPSKARLEARLVKLLYHTQQARGMTLIEHRSRCVRRGELHEVVTTDQAGAEPGDRVERVGFIGFVEIQQAGVIERGDRVLLGDTCIGQVIGFDECHFPNHYNILIAADDLLTGGTLRDCGLGSYLHFEEEQ from the coding sequence ATGCTCGCTGAACAGCCCCGTCGGCCGTCCAAGGCCAGGCTCGAGGCGAGGCTGGTGAAGCTGCTCTATCACACTCAGCAAGCACGTGGCATGACGCTGATCGAGCACCGCTCCCGATGTGTGCGGCGCGGTGAGTTGCACGAAGTGGTGACGACCGACCAGGCAGGGGCCGAGCCGGGCGACCGGGTTGAGCGGGTCGGTTTCATCGGCTTCGTCGAAATCCAGCAGGCCGGGGTCATCGAGCGCGGTGACCGGGTGCTGCTGGGCGACACCTGCATTGGTCAGGTCATTGGCTTTGACGAATGCCACTTTCCCAACCACTACAACATCCTGATAGCGGCGGACGACCTGCTGACCGGTGGCACCCTCCGGGATTGCGGCTTAGGCAGTTACCTGCACTTCGAGGAAGAGCAATGA